The Gasterosteus aculeatus chromosome 18, fGasAcu3.hap1.1, whole genome shotgun sequence genome segment TCTCGAGAAGCGTTACGAAGGGTTTATGTAAAGATAAAACGACATTAAAGCACATTTTAGGGTAGCAAAGCCAGTCCTCTGAAAAGTAGCACGACTAACCTCTGTCAACGACGGCCAAGGAAGAGGCCGGACCATCGCGAGAGTTGGTTTAATCCAATACGGAAGTCGCATTTTAGTATCGCGAGAGCTCTTCGAGTTCACGCTCTGAGGGATAAGAACATCGCGAGAGTTTGTGTTGACCGGTGACTGTCGTTGTCAACATTGCTGTTCACTTTATTGgtcatttcttttttgctgGACATACCACGCTTTAATCAAACGCTTAACTCCGGACTCCAGCAGAGGTTATACTGTTGTTAAAACTATTCGGAATACTTAAAAATAGCGTTTgcctatttatttttcagattcAAGGCAGGCAAagcagctaacattagctaacctAGCTATTAGCTACATTTAAAGGGTTTTATATCAAAACACCCACTGACAAGTCAGATGTAAATGTATACAATAGTGTTCTGAGTTAACGCCACGATGTTAGCCACATCCGCGTCGTGATGCTCAGACTGACTGGTCTTTTCAGAGCAGTGACATTACGCAGGACCGCCTGCAGCGCCGCCGACGACATGGCGAAGGGAAAGTTCTTCTACGCCGTGCAGAAAGGATTCAAACCCGGCGTGTACACGTCATGGTGAGACCGTTTACACCGCACTGTCAGCACGTGTGTTTTTCAGAACACCGAAAGCCATTGATCCCTTCAAGGTGCGTTTCATATTTAGCGAGAGACGCCAGACTCCATTCGGATAGCTCGTGTTTTAACGCCTCCTTGGCCTCTTTTATTTGACTGATATTGAATTTCTTCCATCAAAACACTCGCCGTGTGGTGGGCGTTGCTAAGCAGCATTAACTCACCTAAAACACGGCTGACACATTGACAAATTCATCGAAAACCTCCCCGTGGTTTGTACAGGCTGCTAATATGTGCTCTGCTGCGCTGCCGCAAACAAGGAAGGcgaaaaatgtcacattttgatTTTGGGTTTTAGTCTAACAAATGTGTAGAAAAAGCATCATGAAAATGGAGCATCGGTACAGATCCAAAATAATCAGCCAAGTATCCACCTGAGGAAGAAACACCCGATCAGGACAGACTTGACTTCTGTTTCACTGTTCTGTTAGGGATGAATGTAAGAGCCAGGTGGACAAATTTCCCGCCGCCTCTTTTAAGAAGTTCGCATGTGAGAAAGATGCCTGGGCGTTCTTCAGAGGGGTTGAGCCTTCTCCAGTCCCAGAGGTGAAGAAAGGTAAGCTGCTACAAATATGGTGCTTTCCTGCCGCGCAGCCCTCCGACGCGGTTTCCAGTGGCTGTAGTCTGTAGTCTGTTCAGCATTGCTGTCTCAAGGTCGCTAAGAAGACTTCCCATCATCTGGAAGTTCTGTGAGTAGATTTGTGGTCTCTGTTTCCCGGCCTTCAGCCGCTCAGTGCGTGGAGTCGGCGGACGCTCTGCTTCCCAGAAGAGGCCCGGAGGCTCTGGAGTACATCCCCATCGGCAGGAAGAGGTGCCACTCCGACCAGGACGCCGACTCCCAACCCAAACGAGTGAAGCCGGCAGAGAGCTCGTCTTCAAAAAGCACAGACGGTTTCACCTACATGGGTAAGGAGACGAAATGAATGTTCTTTCATCCAACTTGAGTAGAAACACTTTAGGTTTAGTGTAAAGTGATCCTTTTAGCTGCTGGTGCTCTGTAATGTTTAAATGTGATTAAGTAAAACATGAGCTAActtctgcctctctccctctgcccagGCGACGCCGTGGTCGTCTACACCGATGGCTGCTGCTCCGGCAACGGACAGAAGGGCGCCCGGGCCGGCATCGGAGTGTACTGGGGCCACGACCACCcgctgtgagaaaaaaaacacacacacacacacacacacacacacacacacacacacacacacacacaccttttagaGGTGCCAATTCAAACCCGTTGAATCGTCACATTCACCACTGCTTTCCTGCAGAAATGTGGCTGAGCCGCTGCAGGGACGACAGACCAACCAGCGGGCAGAAGTGCAGGTGCAGAACTCTTTGGGCAACGTTTAATCGCCATGCACCTACACGGCGAGGACGCAGTGcgttcatgtttgtgtgtgtgtgtgtgtgtgtgtgtgtgtgtgagtgaatcaGGCAGCCTGCAAAGCGCTGGAACAAGCCAAAGAGAACAACATCAAGAAGTTGGTCCTCTACACCGACAGCAAGTTCACCATCAACGGTGAGTCGTGAGGCCTGAGCTGCCCGGCGGGACTAAGGGGGCAGGGAGGTAACTCCAGGATTGACTGAGTTTTTCTGATCGCCACGGTTACCGAAGCCAGACGCCTGACCCGCTCGAAGTTGCGTTGGAGGAAATGGATCATCTTGTGTAAAAGCACCGGGTACTGACCAGCGGGTCGGTGGGAGTGTCACACAAATGAAAAGAAGCGACGTGTCCGTGCTGCGTTTAGTAGTTTGGGCTGTGgtgggcgggtggagggggggttctCGGGGTTAGGTAACCCAGGTCCCCCTCCAGGCTGAGCCTTGACCTGGCCGCTGTGCTCGCTGCAGGTGTGACCAGCTGGGTGAAGAACTGGAAGCTGAACGGCTGGCGGCTGAAGTCCGGCGGTCCGATCACCAACAAAGATGACTTTGTGCAGCTGGACCGGCTGAACGGGGAGCTGGAGGTGGTCTGGGTAAATATCCGCCACTTCTACTGCGTTCAGATCCTTTTTATTCCAGAGTTACTGTAGAATAATCACCACATAAACAACTAActtaaaatcaatcaaatgttaaACGGTTCTCCTGTGAGGTAAACGACctgcattgttgtttttacgtTGCTCTACTTCtgtgaataaatatgtatttttcagCCTGCAGCTCACCGACCGACACGCTTTACTTTCTCATCTTACTCCGGTGGCTCTGATTCGGTTtcctatattttttattttcttagatTTTAAGAATCAGCGACACAGCAATAAGAAAGCCGAAGACGAGCTTCATTGTCAGATAAATGTCCACAGGGGGGCGCTAGAGGCACATCAGGGCCGCGATGTAGGCTCAGCCCCCCCATCACAAATTACTGTTCAGCCtctaagacacattttgattccttttttttttatgaacacTTTCCATAAGTTGACATTCCTGCAGTGTTTGCCAAgaggattacccacaattcatAGCAATGTTACGTCAGTGGAATGTTGAGGCTTaagaaaaatattatatataatattatatttatattaagtGTGACACAATgactgcctccctccccccagatGCACATCCCGGGTCACGCCGGTTACCGAGGCAACGAGGAGGCCGACCGGCTGTCCAGAGACGGAGCGGCCAAACATCCGAGGCGCTCGTGAGCTGAGGGAACAtctgctcttcttctgcttttattCGCTGGGTTTCTCTTTGCGACGAGTCGACTTGTGACTCGAGTGAAACCCGGagaggtttttttcttctgttaaatgtcgattttttttttttttttggtgtttatGTTCTAAATAAAGTTTCTGCTttgaaatgcagtttttattttgGGATGTAAACGTCGGGAAGCGTTTGCTCCCAGTCTGCAGACGTTACTGGTAATAAAGATCACATCAAACTACTTTATTAATGAACATGCTGTCACTCAAAGGGAATAAAGACTGACAGACACTTTGATCTCCCATCATCTCCTACTGGGGAGGCTGTTCTCTTTGGGATCCagcctcacaaacacacaatacacaacgcaaatataacaaacaaaactCCAAAGATAAAAACTGTCCGGTAATATAAAATCTCTCTATTCAAGAACATCAGATGAGTACAATATATAATGCGAGTATTTATTATATGAAATGAGACAGCGTAAAGAGTAATTCAGTATTGTGTATTTCCAGCTTGTATCATATGTTGTGTGTACCACAAACCTCCATCGTTAGTTCTTACTACTTAGTAACGTGTTTATCAACTCTCCGTCGTGTCCTCCAGATAGTGCAACTCAGTTAGGAGAAGTTGAAAAGTTCTGAGGACAAAGAGGCCAAGTGAGACTTGCTCCAGTTGCTTGAATTGATTTTTGTAATATGTTTTACACAACGAGCTCTGACATATCGCCTCCCAAAGTTCCGTGTGAGGAGCCGTCGGCGGACACGGCGCCACATCGGTGACCGCCGCACGAGAGAAGTCATCATTGCACTTCCTTCTTTTTGCTCTGGTTTGTGTCTCGAGTTCACCCGAGGACAACAATGCATTCTGATACTCGACTGTCTGAAAGCAGCTTAAAATGAGGAAAGACTTTATTAGATGGAATTTAATTTGTTTGAACTTTAAACTTGTGTATGAACCAGAGACGGTTAGCACCCTAACTAATatcctcccctcctttcctctcctcctctcctcccctccggcAGGCTTACCGAAACATAATCagaaccgagagagagagacgttccACACTCAACCCTCCTcgctcccttccctcctcctctccgtcctgcTCCCTCTTGTCCTGCTCCCTcgcctctgcctcctcctcgctgttatcctcctccctgtccttctctccatcctcttcctccatgtCTTCCTCTCCCatgttctctccctcctttttttcctcctcccttttgtcctgctctccctcctgctctctcgCCTCTGCCTCCTCGTCCCTGTACTCACTGttgtcctcctccctgtcctcctcctctctcctggtcGATGGGTCGGCGTCTGTGCTGGTGATAAGCCGGGCGGAGGGCTTGTGGTGCCTCTCTGACCCCCGACCGCTGCCTTACGGCGAGCGTGGGGggagagtagggggggggggggggggtgagtacTGCAACCCCGCCCGAGGCAGCccagcctgagagagagagagcgcctcccggaggtcaaaggtcgccctGCTGCAGCTTCACCTCCTCGCTGGCTCAGCCTCGTTagcgcctcctcctctgcaggccGAGCTCTGGCATCGGTCCACCGCCGGCCCGCTGGAGGGGCGAGAGAAGCTCCACGAGCAGACGTTGGAAACACCAGCTTCTCCACTCGGCCCCCGTCGGCCTCCGGACCGACTGACACGCCGAGCGGAGGATGTTGGCTGAACACAGCGGGCGGTGTCACTGCAGGCCGAGGCCCCCGCACGTTGGAGCGACGGTTTCCTTCCGTCTGCGGGCTGGAGTCCAGATGTGACCTCCGTCCACTgtcgaggtcagaggtcacaaaaGCGCCGCTAAGTTTTACTTtctgtgtcctctgtgtctGATCACTGGAAAGGGAAACCCCTGGAGCACATCTGGAGGAGTCTCGTTTCCATGACAGCTGTCTGCATCTGGCTCTCAATCaactcagaggtcagagggcatCACGTGCTCGTTAGGAAACCACCACCTTCATCTTTGGAACTACATCTCTTGTGCCTACTCCATTTATTAAAAACGCTGCCatcaaattattaaataaaacactcatgAAACAGTGGAAGCTTCACCTACTTTCAACCAGGCACAGattatttatgatatttttgaTAGAAGTACAACATGAAGCTGGTGTGGTGGTTTCCACCGTGTGCTCACAGGAGAAGGTTCTGGGTTCAAACCCCTCAGCGCCttcctgtgtggagtctgcgtcTTCTCCCTTTTATACCTTAATTCAATGTGCTGGAGCTCTGTCTGTTCCACGTCTCGTGCAAAGTGCCCTTTAGTTTAGTGCGATGACCCTTTGTGCGGGTGGAGAAGGTCCTCCGTGTATCTGCTGAGCTGGTGGGTGGAGCTCGTTGTTCAGCGGGGTCAGCGACCTCGCCACCTCTCCAGTAATGGACTCCTCCCCTCCTAACCGATCGGCGGGGGGGCGATCGGGCAGCTTGGCGGTTTCCCGTCATCGGGGGCTTCGTTATCTCGATGTGCATCTCGGACCAGAAGACCCACGGATCAATCCGTGCTCGCTCCCCGCGGCCAATCAAAGCTTCTCTCCGAGAGCGAGATTTACAACcacgaagaaaaagaaaaaatcaaaaacaggCTGCAAAGTAGCACTCATTTTGGAGATATATCATGCTGATGGGAACGAGGAGACGGGGGGTGTTTGCGGTTTGATCACGAGGCTCctcattaaatatttatttatttatcgtcAACAAATCCCATAAGAAGAGCGACACTAACAATCAGTTAATGgagtactgtgtgtgtttattaaaaCAACGACAGTGAGCATGAAGTGATAAATGTCCACCTCTGGTCCCGTAGACGTGGATGAGAAAATGaatctacttctctcttgatttattccctcagtaaacattgtaaacaggagttcatggtctcagtctcttgtttcaagtcttcttcaatacagcatgatgttcaattagtgactgatggtccatgtagagtcaaacagaccataaagcaggggatgctttagggcggggctacacagtgattgacaggtatgTTGCTTTTTatgtaaatttaaaataaaataagtctcTGTACATTTCTAAAGCCTCCTGACAAAAGCAGATCCCTGCAACGTATTTATTGATCAATCAAAATTGccaaaaaatgaaagataaaaaatgaaagatttcttttaatattcaaGGTGATGGTGTCATGTGACCTTTGTCACAGgtgcaaataaaaacataaataatggcTGCATTCCACTCTGCTGACTCACTCGTGTCATTACATCAAAAATAAAACTGGGGGATCTTCCTTCAACTGAAACCTTCAGGGCCCCCTGCAGACCTTCAGGGCCCCCTGCAGACCTCAGGGGCCCTGAAGCGAGGCTGAGGTCGGCGGGTCGGAGGGACCGCGGTGCCATCCATCAGCTGCCAGAGCTCTAATTATGCAGCAGAGTCTTAACCAAGCGTGAGATGTCGTTACACAGACGGAGCCGCAGAGGAGATGgagtctgcctgtgtgtgtgtgtgtgtgtgtgcattccaTCGTCAGAGGCAGTGTAGCCGTAAAGCAGCCGTCAACAGTTAAGTAAGTTAAATATGAACTGGGTGCATTTAGGTCACGTTGcctaactgttttttttgttttgttcaacagGAGAGAATAAAAGTGTGAATTATCATAAAGG includes the following:
- the rnaseh1 gene encoding ribonuclease H1 isoform X1; this encodes MLRLTGLFRAVTLRRTACSAADDMAKGKFFYAVQKGFKPGVYTSWDECKSQVDKFPAASFKKFACEKDAWAFFRGVEPSPVPEVKKAAQCVESADALLPRRGPEALEYIPIGRKRCHSDQDADSQPKRVKPAESSSSKSTDGFTYMGDAVVVYTDGCCSGNGQKGARAGIGVYWGHDHPLNVAEPLQGRQTNQRAEVQAACKALEQAKENNIKKLVLYTDSKFTINGVTSWVKNWKLNGWRLKSGGPITNKDDFVQLDRLNGELEVVWMHIPGHAGYRGNEEADRLSRDGAAKHPRRS
- the rnaseh1 gene encoding ribonuclease H1 isoform X2 produces the protein MAKGKFFYAVQKGFKPGVYTSWDECKSQVDKFPAASFKKFACEKDAWAFFRGVEPSPVPEVKKAAQCVESADALLPRRGPEALEYIPIGRKRCHSDQDADSQPKRVKPAESSSSKSTDGFTYMGDAVVVYTDGCCSGNGQKGARAGIGVYWGHDHPLNVAEPLQGRQTNQRAEVQAACKALEQAKENNIKKLVLYTDSKFTINGVTSWVKNWKLNGWRLKSGGPITNKDDFVQLDRLNGELEVVWMHIPGHAGYRGNEEADRLSRDGAAKHPRRS